In a single window of the Leisingera daeponensis DSM 23529 genome:
- a CDS encoding CaiB/BaiF CoA transferase family protein yields MTPLAGLKVVELARILAGPWIGQSLADLGAEVVKVESPDGDDTRKWGPPFIERDGDKSAAYYYAANRGKDCVTADFRTEEGKQAVLELIKDADILIENFKVGGLKKYGLDYDSLSKINPRLIYCSVTGFGQDGPYAKRAGYDFLLQGMSGLMSITGAQDGQPQKVGVAITDIVTGLYGTIGILAAVEQRHRTGRGQHLDMSLLDCATALLANQAMNYLATGDSPTRLGNDHPNIAPYQVMAVKDGHVILAVGNDGQFQRLCDVLGLAEAKADERFQTNQMRVANRKALTAILEQVLAGWTQADLLAALEAATVPAGPINTIGQAFEDPQVKHRKMQIAPEGVPGVRGPWKFSDAELALEKSAPKLPE; encoded by the coding sequence ATGACCCCGCTTGCAGGCCTCAAGGTGGTTGAACTTGCCCGCATCCTGGCCGGGCCCTGGATCGGCCAGTCGCTGGCGGACCTCGGTGCCGAAGTGGTGAAGGTGGAAAGTCCCGACGGCGACGATACCCGCAAATGGGGGCCGCCCTTCATCGAACGCGATGGCGACAAGTCGGCCGCCTACTATTATGCCGCCAACCGCGGCAAGGACTGTGTGACTGCCGACTTCCGGACCGAGGAGGGCAAGCAGGCGGTTCTTGAACTGATCAAGGATGCCGACATCCTGATCGAGAACTTCAAGGTCGGCGGGCTGAAGAAATACGGGCTGGACTATGACAGCCTCAGCAAAATCAATCCCCGTCTGATCTATTGCTCCGTGACCGGCTTTGGCCAGGACGGGCCTTATGCCAAACGGGCGGGGTATGATTTCCTGCTGCAGGGCATGTCGGGGCTGATGTCGATCACCGGCGCGCAGGACGGGCAGCCGCAGAAGGTCGGTGTTGCGATCACCGATATCGTCACCGGGCTTTATGGCACGATCGGCATTCTGGCAGCGGTAGAGCAGCGCCACCGGACGGGCCGCGGCCAGCATCTGGACATGTCGCTGCTGGATTGCGCCACGGCCCTGCTGGCGAACCAGGCAATGAACTATTTGGCGACCGGCGACAGCCCCACGCGGCTGGGCAATGACCACCCGAACATCGCACCCTACCAGGTGATGGCGGTGAAGGACGGCCATGTGATTCTGGCGGTGGGCAATGACGGGCAGTTCCAGCGGCTGTGCGATGTGCTGGGGCTGGCGGAGGCCAAGGCCGATGAGCGTTTCCAGACCAACCAGATGCGGGTCGCCAACCGCAAGGCGCTGACAGCGATTCTGGAGCAGGTTCTGGCCGGGTGGACGCAAGCGGATCTTCTGGCGGCGCTGGAGGCGGCGACGGTGCCTGCGGGACCGATCAACACAATAGGGCAGGCTTTCGAGGATCCGCAGGTCAAGCACCGGAAAATGCAGATCGCACCGGAGGGGGTGCCGGGGGTGCGGGGACCGTGGAAGTTCTCGGACGCGGAACTGGCGCTGGAAAAGTCGGCGCCGAAACTGCCGGAATAA
- the zwf gene encoding glucose-6-phosphate dehydrogenase: MVSRVIPVQPFDLVLFGATGDLARRKILPALFHRFQIGQFNTECRIIGSSRSEMTAEEFRSQTAGAIREFGQDVETTAEEIAGFTALLDYAAVDARGESGWDVIHGKLRDDAVRAFYLSVGPALFPDIARRLSETGIATPESRIVLEKPFGHDLASARALNAALRDHFEEQQIYRIDHYLGKETVQNLMALRFANSLFEPLWNSSHIDHVQITVAESIGIEGREEYYDKSGAMRDMVQNHLMQLLCLTAMEPPAHFAPNAVRDEKVKVIEALRPVAQTSIARGQYRGKAGDGYRDHAGNPASRTESYIALKVEVANWRWAGTPFYLRTGKRLRERVSEIAVYFRDPPHNIFEGSGPVHGNVLVIRLQPDEGITLKTTIKDPGPGGMRLTGANLDMTFADELPESGRPQDAYERLIMDVIRGNQTLFMRGDEVEAAWAWADPIIAGWQDTGEAPQPYDSGSAGPDDSLLLIHRDGRRWRSIGT, from the coding sequence ATGGTTTCCCGCGTCATCCCCGTCCAGCCCTTTGACCTCGTGCTGTTTGGCGCGACCGGCGACCTGGCCCGCCGCAAAATCCTGCCGGCGCTGTTCCACCGGTTCCAGATCGGCCAGTTCAACACGGAATGCCGGATCATCGGCAGCTCGCGCAGCGAAATGACCGCAGAAGAATTCCGCAGCCAGACCGCCGGCGCCATCCGCGAATTCGGCCAGGATGTGGAGACCACGGCCGAGGAAATCGCCGGCTTCACCGCGCTTTTGGACTATGCCGCGGTGGACGCCCGGGGCGAGAGCGGCTGGGATGTGATTCACGGGAAACTGCGCGACGATGCGGTCCGCGCCTTCTACCTGTCGGTGGGGCCGGCCCTGTTTCCCGACATCGCCCGCCGCCTCAGCGAAACCGGCATCGCGACGCCCGAAAGCCGGATCGTGCTGGAAAAGCCGTTCGGCCATGACCTCGCCTCGGCCCGGGCGCTGAATGCGGCGCTGCGGGACCACTTCGAGGAACAGCAGATCTACCGGATCGACCATTATCTGGGCAAGGAAACGGTGCAGAACCTGATGGCGCTGCGGTTTGCCAATTCGCTGTTCGAACCCCTCTGGAACTCCTCTCATATCGACCACGTGCAGATCACCGTGGCCGAAAGCATCGGCATAGAGGGGCGCGAGGAATATTACGACAAATCCGGTGCCATGCGGGACATGGTGCAGAACCACCTGATGCAGCTTCTGTGCCTGACCGCGATGGAGCCACCCGCCCATTTCGCCCCCAACGCGGTGCGCGACGAAAAGGTCAAGGTGATCGAAGCGCTGCGCCCGGTGGCGCAAACCAGCATCGCCCGCGGCCAGTACCGCGGCAAGGCCGGGGACGGTTACCGCGATCACGCGGGCAACCCCGCCAGCCGCACCGAAAGCTATATTGCGCTGAAGGTGGAGGTGGCGAACTGGCGCTGGGCCGGCACCCCCTTTTATCTGCGCACCGGCAAGCGCCTGCGAGAGCGGGTGAGCGAGATCGCGGTCTATTTCCGCGACCCGCCGCACAACATCTTCGAAGGCTCCGGCCCGGTGCATGGCAACGTGCTGGTGATCCGGCTGCAGCCGGATGAGGGCATCACGCTGAAGACCACCATAAAGGACCCCGGCCCCGGCGGCATGCGGCTGACCGGCGCCAACCTGGACATGACCTTTGCTGACGAGCTGCCGGAATCGGGGCGTCCGCAGGACGCTTACGAGCGGCTGATCATGGATGTGATCCGCGGCAACCAGACCCTGTTCATGCGCGGGGACGAGGTCGAGGCCGCCTGGGCCTGGGCCGATCCGATCATAGCCGGGTGGCAAGACACCGGCGAAGCCCCGCAGCCCTATGACAGCGGCAGCGCCGGGCCCGATGACTCGCTTTTGCTGATTCACCGCGACGGCCGCCGCTGGCGCAGTATCGGAACCTGA
- the edd gene encoding phosphogluconate dehydratase has translation MTLNSTLAAVTDRIIARSETTRAAYLERMRAARGKGPARAHLSCSGQAHAYAATGPDQQTLAEASKGHLGIVTAYNDMLSAHQPFETYPALIRDAVREAGGTAQVAGGVPAMCDGVTQGEAGMELSLFSRDTIAMATGVALSHNVFDAAVFLGVCDKIVPGLVIGAQAFGHIPAVFLPAGPMTSGLANDEKAHIRQKFAAGEIGREELLKAEMAAYHGPGTCTFYGTANTNQMLMEFMGLHLPGSSFVNPGTPLREALTVAGAMRALSLSALGNTYTPVCDVLDEKAYANGIVGLMATGGSTNLLIHLIAMARAGGILLDWQDFADLSDVVPLLARVYPNGLADVNHFHAAGGLGYMIGELLKTGLLHPDTRTVAGDGLEHYTQEPFLTEDGLTFRPGPGQSLNDAVLRPADAPFQKSGGLKRLTGNLGTAVIKVSAVAKEHHVVQAPARVFHDQEEAKAAFKAGELTGDVIVVVRFQGPKANGMPELHSLTPFLGIMQGRGQQVALVTDGRMSGASGKVPAAIHVVPEALDGGPISRIQDGDLLRLDAAKGTLEVLTEGALEREPATADLSAHQHGTGRELFSLFRRSVASADEGASVFGV, from the coding sequence ATGACCTTGAATTCCACACTGGCCGCCGTCACCGACCGCATCATCGCCCGCAGCGAAACCACGCGGGCAGCCTATCTTGAACGGATGCGCGCGGCCCGCGGCAAGGGGCCTGCGCGCGCGCATCTGTCCTGCTCCGGCCAGGCCCATGCCTATGCCGCCACCGGACCGGACCAGCAGACACTGGCAGAGGCCTCCAAGGGGCATCTGGGAATTGTCACGGCCTATAACGACATGCTGTCCGCGCATCAGCCGTTTGAGACCTACCCGGCTTTGATCCGCGATGCTGTGCGCGAAGCGGGCGGCACCGCGCAGGTGGCGGGCGGGGTGCCCGCGATGTGCGACGGCGTCACCCAGGGCGAGGCCGGGATGGAGCTTAGCCTGTTTTCCCGCGACACCATCGCCATGGCCACCGGCGTCGCGCTCAGCCATAACGTCTTTGACGCTGCGGTGTTTCTCGGGGTCTGCGACAAGATCGTGCCGGGGCTGGTGATCGGCGCCCAGGCGTTCGGCCATATTCCAGCGGTGTTCCTGCCCGCAGGACCCATGACCAGCGGCCTGGCCAATGACGAAAAAGCGCATATCCGCCAGAAATTCGCCGCTGGCGAGATCGGCCGCGAGGAGCTGCTGAAGGCCGAGATGGCCGCCTACCACGGCCCCGGCACCTGCACCTTCTACGGCACCGCCAACACCAACCAGATGCTGATGGAGTTCATGGGGCTGCACCTGCCCGGATCGTCCTTCGTGAACCCCGGCACGCCCTTGCGCGAGGCGCTGACGGTGGCAGGCGCCATGCGTGCGCTCTCGCTCAGCGCCCTTGGCAACACTTACACCCCGGTCTGCGACGTGCTGGACGAGAAAGCCTATGCCAACGGCATAGTCGGGCTGATGGCCACCGGCGGCTCGACCAATCTGCTGATCCACCTGATCGCCATGGCGCGGGCAGGCGGCATCCTTTTGGACTGGCAGGACTTTGCAGACCTCTCCGACGTGGTGCCGCTTCTGGCCCGGGTCTATCCCAACGGTCTGGCCGACGTGAACCATTTCCACGCGGCTGGCGGGCTGGGCTACATGATCGGCGAGCTGCTGAAAACCGGCCTCCTGCACCCGGACACCAGAACGGTCGCGGGCGACGGGCTGGAGCATTACACGCAGGAACCTTTTCTGACGGAAGACGGCCTCACCTTCCGCCCAGGCCCGGGGCAGAGCCTGAACGACGCCGTGCTGCGCCCGGCGGATGCGCCGTTCCAGAAATCCGGCGGACTGAAGCGGCTGACCGGCAATCTGGGCACCGCGGTCATCAAGGTCTCGGCGGTGGCGAAGGAGCACCACGTGGTCCAAGCCCCCGCCCGCGTCTTCCACGACCAGGAGGAGGCCAAGGCCGCCTTCAAGGCGGGCGAGCTGACCGGCGACGTGATCGTGGTGGTGCGCTTTCAGGGCCCCAAGGCAAACGGAATGCCGGAACTGCACAGCCTCACCCCTTTCCTCGGCATCATGCAGGGCCGCGGCCAGCAGGTGGCGCTGGTCACGGATGGCCGGATGTCGGGCGCTTCCGGCAAGGTGCCGGCAGCGATCCACGTGGTGCCTGAAGCGTTGGACGGCGGGCCGATTTCCCGGATCCAGGACGGCGACCTGCTGCGGCTGGATGCGGCCAAGGGCACACTGGAAGTTCTCACCGAAGGCGCACTGGAGCGCGAGCCAGCGACCGCCGACCTCAGCGCCCATCAGCACGGCACCGGGCGTGAGCTGTTTTCCCTGTTCCGCCGCTCGGTCGCTTCGGCCGACGAAGGCGCCAGCGTGTTTGGAGTGTAA
- the eda gene encoding bifunctional 4-hydroxy-2-oxoglutarate aldolase/2-dehydro-3-deoxy-phosphogluconate aldolase: MRITPQDASLRTCEICAMAPVMPVLVVDDTAHARPLAEALVAGGLPALEVTLRTGAALDVIREMAQVKGGVVGAGTLITPKDAEAAKEAGAQFGVSPGATDALLDACEAIGLPLLPGAATATEAMRLLARGYGMLKFFPAEASGGAPALKAIGAPLPQISFCPTGGISPANAGTYLSLPNVVCAGGSWVAPADLVKAGDWGAIEALARDASRLGKS, encoded by the coding sequence ATGCGGATAACCCCACAGGACGCCAGCCTGCGCACCTGCGAGATTTGCGCCATGGCGCCGGTGATGCCGGTGCTGGTGGTGGACGACACGGCCCACGCCCGCCCCTTGGCCGAGGCGCTGGTTGCCGGCGGCCTGCCCGCGCTGGAAGTCACCCTGCGCACCGGCGCGGCGCTGGACGTAATCCGGGAGATGGCGCAGGTGAAGGGCGGCGTGGTCGGGGCCGGCACCCTGATCACCCCCAAGGATGCCGAAGCCGCCAAGGAGGCCGGCGCGCAGTTCGGCGTCTCCCCCGGCGCGACCGATGCCCTGCTCGACGCCTGCGAAGCGATCGGCCTGCCGCTCTTGCCCGGCGCGGCCACCGCGACCGAGGCGATGCGGCTCTTGGCCCGCGGATACGGAATGCTCAAGTTCTTCCCGGCTGAAGCCTCGGGTGGTGCCCCGGCGCTGAAAGCCATCGGCGCGCCGCTGCCGCAGATCTCCTTCTGCCCCACCGGCGGCATCAGCCCCGCCAATGCCGGAACCTACCTGAGCCTGCCCAATGTGGTTTGCGCCGGCGGCAGCTGGGTGGCCCCCGCCGATCTGGTCAAGGCCGGCGACTGGGGCGCCATCGAGGCTCTGGCGCGCGACGCCAGCAGGCTCGGCAAAAGTTAA
- a CDS encoding carbohydrate kinase family protein: MILCCGEALIDMIPGETAAGQAAFVPHGGGASFNTALALGRLGVQAGLLTGLSSDVFGQQLTQALAEAGVDTSLAVVSPRPCTLAFVHLTGGDASYSFFDTGSAGSSLTPQALPDLPDSVAALLLGGISLCNPPAADAYLALAQREAGRRPVMLDPNVRAGFSRDEAAYRARLGKMVALADIVKVSEEDLSWLCPRGDTPTKLRGLFAAGPKLILLTRGREGAEAYLPDGQVVTAAAVPVTVADTVGAGDTFNAGFLAMAQERGVLKAAASGEIAEPDLKACLHFAVRAAAVSVSRAGANPPWRAEVPD; the protein is encoded by the coding sequence ATGATCCTCTGCTGCGGCGAAGCGCTGATCGACATGATCCCAGGCGAAACCGCTGCGGGGCAGGCGGCATTTGTCCCGCATGGCGGCGGCGCGTCATTCAATACCGCGCTGGCGCTTGGCCGCCTTGGCGTGCAGGCAGGGCTGTTAACCGGGCTGTCCTCAGACGTGTTCGGGCAGCAGCTGACGCAAGCGCTGGCGGAGGCTGGTGTGGATACCTCGCTGGCGGTCGTCAGCCCCAGGCCTTGCACCCTGGCCTTTGTCCACCTGACGGGCGGGGACGCCAGTTACAGTTTCTTTGACACCGGTTCCGCCGGCTCGTCGCTCACCCCGCAGGCGCTGCCGGACTTGCCGGACAGCGTGGCTGCGCTGCTGCTCGGCGGTATCAGCCTGTGCAACCCGCCCGCGGCAGACGCCTATCTGGCGCTGGCGCAGCGCGAGGCTGGCCGCCGGCCTGTGATGCTGGATCCGAACGTGCGGGCCGGGTTTTCACGCGATGAGGCCGCCTACCGCGCGCGGCTGGGGAAAATGGTGGCGCTTGCGGATATCGTGAAGGTCTCCGAGGAGGACCTTTCCTGGCTGTGTCCCCGCGGGGATACGCCCACCAAACTGCGCGGCCTGTTTGCTGCCGGGCCGAAACTGATACTGCTGACCCGCGGCCGGGAAGGGGCCGAGGCCTATCTGCCGGACGGTCAGGTTGTGACCGCCGCGGCGGTGCCTGTCACTGTTGCTGACACGGTCGGGGCGGGTGACACCTTCAACGCGGGCTTTCTCGCGATGGCGCAGGAGCGGGGGGTGCTGAAGGCGGCGGCATCCGGGGAAATTGCCGAACCGGACCTGAAGGCCTGCCTGCACTTTGCCGTGAGGGCGGCGGCGGTGTCGGTTTCGCGCGCCGGCGCAAACCCGCCGTGGCGCGCGGAAGTGCCAGACTGA
- a CDS encoding DsbA family oxidoreductase — translation MTETAHSPALRVDIISDVVCPWCAVGYHQLAFAARRAGVALDIHWQPFELNPDMAPEGEDLREHLAAKYGSTAEQSAQVRAQLTELGEALGFTFRFFDGMRIYNTFQAHQLIEWAEEKGQGHEMKQALLQAYFTDGRNVADPEVLVETAASLGLDGAAARAALDSGTHAGNVRQREAFWMQQGIRGVPAMVFNGRHLVTGAQGVENYASILEQLGQAAKAF, via the coding sequence ATGACAGAGACCGCCCACAGCCCCGCCCTGCGGGTCGATATCATTTCCGACGTGGTCTGCCCCTGGTGCGCGGTCGGCTACCACCAGCTAGCCTTTGCCGCCCGCCGCGCCGGGGTGGCATTGGACATCCACTGGCAGCCGTTTGAGCTGAACCCGGATATGGCCCCCGAAGGCGAGGACCTGCGCGAGCATCTGGCGGCGAAATACGGCAGCACCGCAGAGCAGTCGGCCCAGGTGCGGGCGCAGCTGACGGAACTGGGCGAGGCCCTGGGCTTCACCTTCCGCTTCTTTGACGGGATGCGGATCTACAACACCTTTCAGGCGCATCAGCTGATCGAATGGGCCGAAGAGAAAGGCCAGGGCCACGAGATGAAACAGGCGCTGCTGCAGGCCTATTTCACCGATGGCAGGAATGTCGCCGACCCGGAGGTGCTTGTGGAGACCGCCGCAAGCCTCGGCTTGGACGGCGCCGCGGCTCGTGCTGCCCTGGACAGCGGCACACACGCGGGAAACGTGCGCCAGCGCGAGGCTTTCTGGATGCAGCAAGGCATCCGCGGCGTGCCTGCCATGGTGTTCAATGGCCGCCACCTGGTGACCGGTGCGCAAGGGGTTGAGAACTACGCCAGCATTCTGGAGCAACTGGGACAGGCAGCAAAGGCGTTTTGA
- a CDS encoding aspartate aminotransferase family protein, with protein sequence MSHVFPRHTKASLPTAVAGDGCYLIDAEGKRYFDGSGGAAVSCLGHSDAGVIQAVQEQVGKLAFAHTGFLTSEPAEELADLLVANAPGDIDRVYFVSGGSEATEAAIKLARQYHLERGEPQRRHIIARKQSYHGNTLGALAAGGNEWRRTQFAPLLIGISHISPCYEYIGRSEGESSYDYGQRVANELEAEILRLGPDTVMAFMAEPVVGATSGAVPAVDGYFKRIREICDQYGVLLILDEVMCGMGRTGHLFACEADGVAPDILCIAKGLGAGYQPIGAMLCTRQIYEAIEHGSGFFQHGHTYIGHPVATAAGLAVVKAMLERGLVQRCAEMGEKLQAALEERFGQHPNVGDIRGRGLFRGVELVADRATKQPFDPALGLAGRIKTAAFRAGLICYPMAGTRDGRNGDHILLAPPFIITEEQITEVVDKLETAIAQCLPQG encoded by the coding sequence ATGAGTCATGTCTTTCCCCGCCATACGAAGGCCAGCCTGCCCACCGCTGTCGCCGGTGACGGCTGCTATCTGATCGACGCGGAGGGCAAGCGCTATTTCGATGGCTCCGGCGGCGCCGCGGTCTCCTGCCTCGGACATTCCGACGCCGGTGTGATCCAGGCGGTGCAGGAGCAGGTCGGCAAACTGGCCTTTGCCCATACCGGCTTCCTCACCTCTGAACCGGCTGAGGAACTGGCGGACCTGCTGGTCGCCAACGCGCCGGGGGACATCGACCGGGTCTATTTCGTCTCCGGCGGGTCGGAGGCGACCGAGGCTGCCATCAAACTGGCCCGCCAGTACCACTTGGAGCGTGGCGAGCCGCAGCGCCGCCATATCATCGCGCGCAAGCAGAGCTACCACGGCAACACCCTTGGCGCGCTGGCGGCAGGCGGCAACGAATGGCGCCGCACCCAGTTTGCACCGCTGCTGATCGGCATCTCCCATATCTCGCCCTGCTACGAATACATTGGCCGGAGTGAGGGTGAGAGCAGCTATGACTACGGCCAGCGGGTGGCGAATGAACTGGAGGCCGAAATCCTGCGTCTTGGTCCCGACACCGTGATGGCCTTCATGGCGGAGCCGGTGGTCGGCGCCACTTCTGGCGCAGTGCCGGCGGTTGACGGCTATTTCAAGCGCATCCGCGAGATCTGCGACCAGTACGGCGTGCTGCTGATCCTGGACGAGGTGATGTGCGGCATGGGCCGCACCGGGCATCTGTTCGCCTGCGAGGCGGATGGTGTGGCGCCCGATATCCTGTGTATCGCCAAGGGTCTGGGGGCAGGCTACCAGCCGATCGGGGCAATGCTTTGCACCCGCCAGATCTATGAGGCGATCGAGCATGGGTCCGGTTTCTTCCAGCACGGCCACACCTATATCGGCCACCCTGTCGCTACCGCTGCGGGTCTTGCCGTGGTCAAGGCGATGCTGGAGCGCGGCCTGGTGCAGCGCTGCGCGGAAATGGGAGAGAAGCTGCAGGCGGCGCTGGAGGAGCGTTTCGGCCAGCATCCCAACGTGGGCGACATCCGCGGCCGCGGCCTGTTCCGCGGGGTGGAGCTGGTGGCCGACCGCGCCACCAAGCAGCCGTTTGATCCTGCGCTGGGACTGGCCGGACGGATCAAGACGGCAGCCTTCCGGGCCGGGCTGATCTGCTACCCGATGGCGGGCACCCGCGACGGCCGGAACGGCGACCACATCCTGCTGGCGCCGCCCTTCATCATCACGGAGGAGCAGATCACCGAGGTGGTGGACAAGCTGGAAACCGCGATCGCCCAGTGCCTTCCGCAGGGGTGA
- a CDS encoding 3-keto-5-aminohexanoate cleavage protein: MVAPNGARRGRGDHPQLPVTPQQTAETAAACFAAGAHALHLHVRDDDGRHSLDAGRYREALDAVRESAPEMAVQITTESAGIYDVAAQSACLEALRPAAASVSVREMARDPELAARAYALCAEAGTRVQHILYRPDCIARLRAWYQEGVVPAAMRHAIFVLGKYTPPVLARPEGLAVFLDAAADLRLTWAACAFGRHEHACLLAAVAAGGDARIGFENNIETPQGGLLADNAASVAAFVQAAKAQGHTLKER; this comes from the coding sequence ATGGTGGCGCCCAACGGGGCCCGGCGGGGGCGCGGGGATCACCCGCAGTTGCCGGTGACGCCGCAGCAGACGGCGGAAACCGCGGCGGCCTGTTTCGCTGCAGGTGCCCATGCGCTGCATCTGCATGTGCGCGATGATGACGGGCGGCACTCGCTGGATGCTGGGCGCTACCGCGAAGCCCTTGATGCGGTGCGGGAAAGCGCGCCGGAAATGGCGGTGCAAATCACCACGGAAAGCGCGGGCATCTATGACGTGGCCGCCCAGTCCGCCTGTCTGGAGGCGCTGCGCCCGGCAGCGGCCTCTGTCTCGGTGCGGGAAATGGCGCGGGATCCGGAACTGGCCGCGCGCGCCTACGCCTTATGTGCGGAGGCGGGAACGCGGGTTCAGCATATCCTCTATCGTCCGGACTGCATCGCCCGGCTGCGCGCCTGGTATCAGGAGGGTGTTGTCCCGGCTGCCATGCGCCATGCGATCTTTGTCTTGGGCAAATACACTCCGCCGGTTCTGGCCCGGCCCGAGGGGCTTGCAGTCTTTCTGGACGCTGCGGCGGATCTGCGCCTCACCTGGGCTGCCTGCGCCTTTGGCCGCCATGAACATGCCTGCCTGCTGGCGGCGGTTGCCGCCGGAGGGGATGCGCGAATCGGATTTGAGAATAACATCGAAACACCGCAGGGCGGGCTGCTGGCAGACAATGCGGCCTCGGTCGCCGCCTTCGTTCAGGCCGCAAAGGCCCAGGGCCATACCCTCAAGGAGCGCTGA
- a CDS encoding aspartate aminotransferase family protein, producing MDGTFNENDLSRVVEADKAHMWHHLFQHKALESADPRIIVEGKGMRVWDQNGKEFLDAVSGGVWTVNVGYGRESVCKAVYDQLMKVCYFANSAGSIPGALFAEKLISKMPGMTRVYYTNSGSEANEKAFKMVRQIAHKKYGGKKTKILYRDRDYHGSTLAAMSAGGQDERNAQYGPFAPDFVRVPHCMEYRKHELGLEHLSGREFGIAAADAIEEVVLREGPETVGALCLEPVTAGGGVIEAPEGYWERVQEICQKYDILLHIDEVVCGVGRTGKWFGYQQYGIKPDFVTMAKGVASGYAAIACMVTTEEVFEMFKDDAGDPMNYFRDISTFGGCTAGPAAALENMRIIEDENLLDNCVAMGERMLNNLRALQEKHAVIGDVRGKGLFLGAELVQDRDTKEPVDEKLAQQVVAECGAQGVIIGVTNRSLPGRNNTLCFSPALIATADDIDAICDAVDKALTKVFG from the coding sequence ATGGACGGCACGTTCAACGAAAACGATCTCTCCCGCGTGGTGGAGGCCGACAAGGCCCACATGTGGCACCACCTGTTCCAGCACAAGGCGCTGGAAAGCGCGGATCCGCGCATCATTGTCGAAGGCAAGGGCATGCGTGTCTGGGATCAGAACGGCAAGGAATTCCTGGATGCGGTCTCCGGCGGAGTCTGGACCGTCAACGTCGGCTATGGCCGCGAAAGCGTCTGCAAGGCGGTTTACGACCAGCTTATGAAGGTCTGCTATTTCGCCAACTCGGCCGGCTCCATCCCTGGCGCGCTGTTTGCAGAAAAGCTGATCTCCAAGATGCCGGGCATGACCCGCGTCTACTACACCAACTCGGGGTCGGAGGCCAACGAGAAGGCCTTCAAGATGGTCCGGCAGATCGCCCACAAGAAATACGGCGGCAAGAAGACCAAAATTCTGTACCGCGACCGCGACTATCACGGCTCCACCCTGGCGGCGATGTCGGCGGGCGGCCAGGACGAGCGCAACGCGCAGTATGGCCCCTTTGCGCCGGACTTCGTCCGCGTGCCGCATTGCATGGAATACCGCAAGCATGAGCTGGGCCTGGAGCACCTGTCCGGCCGCGAATTCGGTATCGCCGCCGCAGACGCCATCGAAGAGGTAGTCCTGCGCGAAGGCCCGGAGACCGTTGGCGCCCTGTGCCTGGAGCCGGTGACCGCAGGCGGCGGTGTCATCGAGGCGCCCGAAGGCTATTGGGAGCGCGTGCAGGAGATCTGCCAGAAGTACGACATCCTTCTGCACATCGACGAAGTGGTCTGCGGTGTCGGCCGCACCGGCAAATGGTTCGGCTACCAGCAGTACGGCATCAAGCCGGACTTTGTGACCATGGCCAAGGGCGTCGCCTCCGGCTATGCGGCAATTGCCTGCATGGTGACCACCGAGGAAGTCTTTGAGATGTTCAAGGACGACGCGGGCGATCCGATGAACTACTTCCGCGACATCTCCACCTTCGGCGGCTGCACCGCGGGCCCCGCAGCGGCGCTGGAAAACATGCGCATCATCGAGGACGAGAACCTCCTCGACAACTGCGTTGCCATGGGTGAGCGGATGCTGAACAACCTGCGCGCGCTTCAGGAAAAGCACGCCGTGATCGGCGACGTGCGCGGCAAGGGCCTGTTCCTGGGTGCCGAGCTGGTTCAGGACCGCGACACCAAAGAGCCGGTGGACGAGAAGCTGGCCCAGCAGGTTGTCGCGGAATGCGGCGCGCAGGGGGTGATCATCGGCGTGACCAACCGCTCGCTGCCGGGGCGCAACAACACCCTGTGCTTCAGCCCGGCGCTGATCGCCACCGCAGACGATATCGACGCAATCTGCGACGCGGTCGACAAGGCCCTGACCAAAGTCTTCGGCTGA